Proteins from a genomic interval of Thermoanaerobaculia bacterium:
- the corA gene encoding magnesium/cobalt transporter CorA, with amino-acid sequence MIRILLFGAEGSVRSGGAELLKEALDPGVAGWIDLVAETEVAEKLLQDQGFHPLAIEDTFTLHHQPRVEEYADHLFVIVRGIDFNSDKAVDQLQTLKLAAFLRSNLLITVHRAELKSVKLVRSRVEESARALPGGVVQLLWSICDEMIDLYFPIVDDIGARIESLEQEVLNNAEREHLQSILDLRRKLGVLRRTMLPHRAVFNHLANSRDALFDATASLNFRDTLENVLRLTDAIDQQRDQLLNVKDTYLSVISQRTNEIMKVLTLFSAIMLPLTFIAGVYGMNFEHMPELSSRHGYFVVLGAMGAVAAAMVVWFRRRKWF; translated from the coding sequence ATGATCCGGATCCTGCTCTTTGGTGCCGAAGGCTCGGTGCGCAGCGGTGGCGCCGAGCTGTTGAAGGAGGCCCTGGACCCCGGGGTCGCTGGATGGATCGACCTCGTGGCCGAAACCGAGGTCGCCGAGAAGCTCCTCCAGGATCAGGGGTTCCACCCGCTGGCGATCGAAGACACCTTCACCCTGCACCATCAGCCGAGGGTCGAGGAGTATGCCGACCACCTCTTCGTGATCGTGCGCGGCATCGACTTCAACTCCGACAAGGCGGTCGACCAGCTACAGACCTTGAAGCTCGCCGCCTTCCTGCGCTCGAATCTCCTCATCACGGTCCACCGCGCGGAGCTGAAGAGCGTGAAGCTGGTGCGCAGCCGCGTCGAAGAGAGTGCGAGGGCGCTGCCCGGAGGGGTCGTCCAGCTCCTCTGGAGCATTTGCGACGAGATGATCGACCTCTACTTTCCGATCGTCGACGACATCGGGGCGCGGATCGAGAGCCTCGAACAGGAGGTGCTGAACAACGCCGAGCGCGAGCATCTCCAGTCCATTCTCGACCTGCGGAGGAAGCTCGGCGTCCTCCGGCGCACCATGCTGCCGCACCGCGCGGTCTTCAATCACCTCGCGAACTCGCGCGATGCACTCTTCGACGCCACCGCGTCGCTCAACTTCCGCGACACCCTGGAGAATGTCCTGCGACTGACCGATGCCATCGACCAGCAGCGCGACCAGCTCCTGAACGTGAAGGACACCTATCTCTCGGTGATCTCGCAGCGCACCAACGAGATCATGAAGGTGCTCACTCTCTTCTCGGCGATCATGCTGCCGCTCACCTTCATCGCCGGGGTCTACGGGATGAACTTCGAGCACATGCCCGAGCTCTCCTCCCGGCACGGCTACTTCGTGGTCCTGGGCGCCATGGGAGCCGTCGCCGCCGCCATGGTGGTCTGGTTTCGACGCCGCAAGTGGTTTTAG